Proteins encoded in a region of the Rhodothermales bacterium genome:
- a CDS encoding SDR family NAD(P)-dependent oxidoreductase encodes MTPILGDKITFVTGVASGIGQAAARVFAEAGATVVGVDLDIQQGQATIDAIRAGGADAAFFPADVTQASHVDDAVRQAVARFGRIDAAFNVVGASGRRHGDGPVHACTEAGWDWTMDVNLKSMYLCCKYLVAQMLAQGRGSIVNLASVLGMVGGDEDFGTHAYAASKGAVISLTRSIASYYAPNGIRANVLCPGLIATAMSRRAQENDHIKTRLKTLQPLTGDFGSAEDVARAALYLASDQAAFVTGAVLTVDGGWTVR; translated from the coding sequence ATGACGCCGATCCTGGGGGACAAAATCACCTTCGTCACCGGCGTCGCCAGCGGCATCGGGCAGGCGGCGGCCCGGGTGTTCGCCGAGGCCGGCGCCACGGTGGTGGGCGTCGACCTGGACATCCAGCAGGGCCAGGCGACGATCGATGCGATCCGAGCCGGCGGCGCCGACGCCGCGTTTTTCCCGGCCGACGTCACCCAGGCGAGTCATGTCGACGATGCCGTCCGCCAGGCCGTCGCTCGGTTCGGCCGGATCGACGCGGCGTTTAACGTCGTCGGCGCCAGCGGACGCCGGCATGGCGACGGGCCTGTGCACGCTTGCACGGAAGCCGGCTGGGACTGGACGATGGATGTCAACCTCAAGAGTATGTACCTGTGCTGCAAATACCTGGTTGCCCAGATGCTGGCGCAGGGTCGGGGCTCGATCGTCAACCTCGCGTCCGTCCTCGGGATGGTGGGGGGTGATGAGGATTTTGGCACCCACGCCTACGCGGCCAGCAAAGGCGCCGTCATCAGCCTCACGCGGTCGATCGCCAGCTACTACGCCCCGAACGGCATCCGCGCGAACGTCCTCTGCCCGGGCCTGATCGCGACGGCGATGAGCCGGCGCGCCCAGGAAAACGACCACATCAAAACCCGCCTCAAAACCCTGCAACCCCTCACCGGCGACTTCGGCAGCGCCGAGGACGTGGCCCGCGCTGCCCTCTACCTCGCCTCCGACCAGGCCGCCTTCGTTACCGGCGCCGTCCTGACGGTGGATGGAGGATGGACAGTAAGGTAA